A DNA window from Thermococcus sp. 4557 contains the following coding sequences:
- a CDS encoding PEGA domain-containing protein, with amino-acid sequence MVAAKWKTVIVIVMFLLLMSAPGTAHVKASAPQITPEWTYKVNTEVHAIKVGPNGQYVVAGGKNGRIYYFSWDGRPIWDYLTGGFIASLDIAKDGKNIVAAVGYDTNRDGSPEYGKIIYLDDRKHVLWTYTSQTKEFFSSVSAGQDRIYVGSEGKIIRFSHTGSRISTNLVGVDLPEVDTYGNYLVVSHSPWFYRRDDNEYSKLFLFSGTFLKSTREFDDAVVGTAISEKYYAAVTGLHLDPSGKWTGSGNYYVYLYRPSGEFVWRYKLDAPAFDVDITPTGRVIAVGDTGGNVYVFNEKGYLLWKENLGSPVYAVALSQDGNYLAVGTKDGTVALYRVPGVIQILTDPSDARVYLMESGEYTEIGETPTAFTVLPGTYTVKVAREYYHTKVVEVSVSSGDVVKEYISLPLANGTINVYSNVDGAQVVIDGIPVGKTPLLNYTIPAGDHNVTVRADGFCGEYREEVSINSPAPVSVAARLEPCPAKLEINGPSGAEVYVDGTYYGTAPTSISIQPGSYAVMLKKEGKKDYTTTVSLGPGEIRELTPDMQMDPVYYGIRVAAGIAVLIVLLLLVMTYRKYNFRKSYKELLATIDSVRRENIPEEASEILNGLEGKRRAIEEAYRRGDRGSLSRLREEVAAEVARIKELKGQYRSMKDRISRDIMSLLNQPAAEAPSEGEGSNEK; translated from the coding sequence ATGGTGGCCGCTAAGTGGAAGACGGTCATTGTTATCGTGATGTTCCTGCTACTGATGTCCGCCCCAGGAACAGCTCACGTGAAGGCCTCTGCACCGCAGATAACACCGGAATGGACGTACAAAGTCAACACCGAGGTTCACGCTATCAAAGTGGGACCAAACGGCCAGTACGTGGTAGCTGGAGGCAAGAACGGAAGGATATACTACTTCAGCTGGGATGGGAGGCCGATATGGGACTACCTGACCGGGGGCTTCATAGCGTCCCTTGACATAGCCAAGGATGGCAAGAACATCGTGGCCGCGGTTGGCTACGACACGAACAGGGACGGTTCCCCGGAGTACGGGAAGATAATCTACCTGGACGACAGAAAGCACGTGCTCTGGACATACACCTCACAGACCAAAGAATTCTTCTCATCGGTGTCTGCGGGCCAGGACAGGATATACGTCGGGAGCGAGGGGAAGATAATACGCTTCAGCCACACCGGCTCGAGGATATCCACGAACCTCGTGGGCGTTGATCTGCCTGAGGTGGACACCTACGGAAACTACCTGGTGGTGTCGCACTCCCCGTGGTTCTACCGGAGGGACGACAACGAGTACAGCAAGCTCTTCCTATTCTCGGGGACGTTCCTGAAGTCCACCAGGGAGTTCGACGATGCCGTCGTGGGCACGGCCATATCGGAGAAGTACTACGCTGCCGTGACGGGACTCCACCTCGATCCCAGCGGAAAGTGGACCGGCTCGGGGAATTACTACGTCTATCTCTACCGGCCCTCCGGGGAGTTCGTGTGGAGGTACAAGCTGGACGCGCCGGCTTTTGACGTCGATATCACCCCAACGGGCAGGGTAATCGCGGTGGGCGACACGGGAGGGAACGTCTACGTCTTCAACGAGAAAGGCTACCTGCTCTGGAAGGAAAACCTTGGTTCTCCGGTCTACGCAGTGGCACTCTCTCAGGACGGGAACTACCTGGCGGTTGGGACCAAGGACGGCACGGTTGCGCTCTACCGGGTTCCGGGAGTGATCCAGATACTGACCGACCCCAGCGACGCTAGGGTGTACCTGATGGAGAGCGGTGAGTACACCGAGATAGGGGAGACTCCTACGGCATTCACAGTCCTCCCAGGAACTTACACTGTAAAGGTCGCGAGGGAGTACTACCACACGAAGGTCGTCGAGGTGAGCGTTTCCTCCGGTGATGTCGTCAAAGAGTACATTTCCCTGCCCCTTGCCAACGGTACGATAAACGTCTACTCCAACGTAGATGGTGCCCAGGTTGTCATAGACGGGATACCCGTGGGCAAGACGCCCCTTCTGAACTACACGATTCCCGCAGGGGATCACAACGTCACGGTGAGGGCCGACGGGTTCTGCGGGGAGTACCGGGAAGAGGTGTCAATAAACTCGCCCGCACCGGTATCGGTGGCGGCCCGCCTGGAGCCCTGTCCGGCGAAGCTCGAAATAAACGGACCCTCAGGGGCGGAGGTTTACGTGGACGGAACCTACTACGGAACCGCACCGACGTCCATCTCCATTCAGCCGGGAAGCTATGCGGTGATGCTCAAAAAGGAGGGGAAGAAGGACTACACCACCACTGTCTCACTGGGTCCAGGCGAGATAAGGGAGCTAACGCCGGACATGCAGATGGATCCGGTTTACTACGGCATCAGGGTGGCGGCAGGTATAGCCGTCCTGATAGTACTGCTTCTCCTAGTTATGACATACCGGAAGTACAACTTCAGAAAGAGCTACAAAGAGCTACTGGCCACGATAGACTCCGTGAGGAGGGAAAACATCCCCGAAGAAGCCAGTGAGATACTAAACGGGTTGGAGGGAAAAAGAAGGGCGATAGAAGAAGCCTACCGCAGGGGGGACAGAGGCAGCCTCTCAAGGCTCAGAGAGGAGGTTGCTGCCGAGGTAGCACGTATCAAAGAGCTGAAAGGCCAGTACAGGAGCATGAAAGATAGGATCAGCAGGGACATTATGAGCCTGCTGAACCAGCCGGCAGCTGAGGCGCCTTCAGAGGGGGAAGGGAGCAATGAGAAGTAA